DNA from Triplophysa rosa linkage group LG12, Trosa_1v2, whole genome shotgun sequence:
AAAGATGATAAAACATCAGTAAAATAGATCATTTTGGGAAAAGTTTGAAATATAATTCACCTACATTGGACCCAAGTTTGCGTAGTCACTGTGTGATTGTGTCTAATGAATCTCGTGCTGGTGTCTCAGATAGTAAGGAAGCTTAAAAGGTGAGATGCTAGGAGCCATGCATCATCTCATCCCTTCAACAAAAACGCTGCAAGTCACACGAAACTCCCGTATGCGCAATATCAGTTTCATAAAGGGGCGGGTACGGTTGAGTCGACCCAAAACTAAATTTGCTTGTACGTAGAAAAGGACCTGCTTTAAAAACCACAGTATGGTCTGGTAAAGCAACATCTGTTTCTGCGAATATCGCACTCTTGAAGAcaaaacattcttttaaatacctGAGCTCTGTCTGAGAAACCCGAGGATGTAGCTCTTATTCAGTAGGAACTTACCATTATGTGTGTTCTCGATATGGTATGGTTGAAATACTATGCACTGAATTCACCCACGACAAAATAACTGGGAAGTTGATTTGTTTCATGATGAGCACAACAAACGGACaaaatataaactaaaataataatgacTAGATAAACGGAATAATGAATTCGTTTTAAATAGTGTCACACAATTTGTATTTGATAATACTAAATTAAAAAGAAGCCTCTCTTTTCATGTTTCTATTCGTTCTGCTCGGCTGCTTCTGGCAAACGGCAAGCGACACACCAATTCAAACGCGTGCTCTCCTCCACTTGGAGTCCTCTTCTTAGCTGTCCCGAACATGGCCTGTGGAAAATATAAAGTTAAGTCAGCAGTCAAGATGTTTGATTTCTTAAAGTATTACAATAGTACTATggtattatttgtattttacatgGGTTATAGTGGACAGATATAAAAAAGTTATAATTTTAGAATTGATGCTGATGTTACACAAACTGTCAAACttatttacttaattatttccagatttaaaaatacagtaatactAAACTCATCGAAATGATGAAATGAAGCAAAAAGAACTATGGGTATTATTTTGCAActaaaaaaaagggaaaaaatctattaaaaaatttagcggcatctagcggtgagattgcgaattgcaaccaacggctcactccacccccttctttcaaagcactacagtggctgacacaggactatgttatcacgttttcgcttctttgtggAGCGAAAACGCTCTGTGGAGcattttgtccatttagggctactataAAAATGATacaacaacatggcaaattacattcaaggggacctgcggtgtatgtagatagaaatatctcattctaaggtaataaaaacataacgcttcattgtgtaaggtctttatacacctctaaacacatagttatgtatattatactgcatttctgtcaatagatcctccaaaaatgacaTACATCACCTTTGTATGTTAGCATCATTAGTGTAGTCACATTTTGCCTAGAATTTgctgaaatgttttcttttatcaaacagcTTCTTGAGGTTTCAACCTGAGATGCATCTATTCTATGTGCTCCTTCATTATTCAGCCAAagttaattcaattcaatttttttcatatatctcttttcacaatgtgcattgttccaaagcagctttacaggagaaaataagaaaaacagaaaaggtaaaacacagtgcatggtgtctATTGAACAAGCAatatcattctagtaaataatatctaataaatgcagtctcccggtgcgCAAGCCGACACTGGCCCgtggcaaggaacccaaaccccaatgacaaataaatggagaaaaaaaacctcaggagaaaccagtctcagccgggagggccaggtcttccctctgacgtgtcacagctgcactcagtgactttgattaaaagttactgagtaaatgtttatgaagaatagggagagcttattagttgtgatttaggacgtttcatttgttgaaactgttaggtctaatttggtcttattttttGATCGATATCAGACCGATATCTAGATCTtctcattatttgtttattaaataaaatgtcaattttgtATTGAAACAAAATGGTCTTTCTTCTATACAAAACCAGTTTTAGACATTTAAGGACGTTCATATCAAAAAAAGAGACGAATAAGAAACTTTTCACTTTTCACACAAcgtttgaccggtagtgtatatgCATTTTATCCTAAACGTTTCCAAGACCTAGACAACATATAAATCATGTAAGACAGATCACACAAGGTCAGATCAGCAGCAGATAGCAGTGTGCTTTCACCTGGGGACCGGGGCTAGTGCAAAAAGTTGTCAACTCTGGCGAAGGAGCAGGACCCAGAGCGCACCCTGGCCATCAGCTGCACACACTCGGTGGCCTGACCCAGAGCCAGCATGAGAGGAGGCTGCTTGGGCAAATTCTGAGATTCTGAATGAAGAGAAGACAACTATTAAACATACAGGAATTatcaaaatattaatttcatcCTAGTTAGCCCTCATTTATCTGCCTCTGTTACTATGGTTACATCAAAATTTGAGGCCaagataaaaatgtttacatgagGTTTTGTACGCGTTTAATCTCTGCATAAAACATTACCCAGAATAGCACTATTGAGAGCGGAGCAGATCGACTCTCTCTGCATGGGGTCCAACTGCTGGCCCACGGGGCAGTTCCAGGGGTCTGAATACGCCAACAAACTGAATGCATCCtaagacacacagacacacatgtacacatgcCAGCAGGCACAGAGGCTTCAAGTGTACTGCTACCCGCAGAGCTAATGACCTTCACACTTCCAATGTGTCTATTATCATCAGCGACAAACAGAAGAAAGTACCACAGCACAGGAGTCTGAGTAATACAAGCTCTCCAAAAAGTGGAAAGATTTGCTTTGTATGCTCATATTTGATAGACACAATATTAGGTCCAGCCAGACTACATCAgcaatatttaataaagaaaaaagtggTCACAATCTTCATCACAGGGCTCTCTCTTATTATGTTGTTCTGCTAAATAAATTTCAACCAATTGATCTGAATAGTTTCCTTAACATTGACTGCATTTATATGCGCACCAACAATGAgattatttccaataatcagagtaatcgcagtaacatgtttacgtgacttgagaacacctctttgctccagtttacatggaagttttaTTAGTCTGGTTATATGCTATAATACAGAGCACAAACGATGCTCTCGGATACAGTAGGTGTGTGTTACTGGCTATAGTTTTAATATATTCGCGTGAATCTCGTCAAATACAAAACACCGCTATGTGGATGTAGGCCTATTTTATGGTTATTCGGCGCCGTGATGAATATAGAAATGTGATGGAAAATGTCTCTGCAACGGGGCTGTACGTTCATCGCGTTCGCGCCGTTTCTGTACAATGGTAAGGAGAAAAGACTGCTGACAGCAAGTTGAGTTGACGGTTAAACTTCGGACTGTCATGTTTACCATGAATTTGCGCTTAAGGTGCGTGACAGAAGCACATGCACACCTTgatcagagcagcataaatgcgattaaggtgtttatATGCGTTCATATTACGATTAAAACCGGCGTACGCCACATATGTTACTTCGATTATGCTTACTGCGATTATGAGCTTTATCACATTATTTAAATCGaatgattgcgtttacatgaggtTAAGTGTAATCGCAGTATTGCCAAAATCCTATTATAATCGCATTATGAGGGTGAATGTAAACatagtaggggtgtaacaatacacTTAGCTCACGATTCAATACAATACACGCTACAGGGTTTACGGTTATGACTACATCgcgatatttgtaaaaaaaattatgtaagTGACACTTGATTGACAGATTTTCCccaaaacattaacaattttTAGTAACACTATTTTGTTAAAGAATTtacaacattcaaggtttaatttaaccatttttatgtaaactaataaaaactgaaaagatctgtcactgaaaaataaaactgaattttaacataaaaatataaaaaaaatatttcatttaaaaatattttgccaTAGCTCTACGATACATATCTTAATAGCTCAACGAtaaattttgttatgttttaatattgcgATATACGATACTTTgatatattgttacacccctaaaaTAGTCATTGTTATttagtcttaaagggacagttcacccaaaaatgaaaattctgtcttcatttacacaccctcaagttgttccaaatctgaaaagaaagatatttggaagaatcctTGCaaccagttcttggccaccattgactaccatagtaaaaaaaagaagatattttgaagaatgtagaaaagcaaacagttctggggcacttttgactaccattgtacattttcctactatggtagtctatggttgccaagaactgtttggttacaggcattcttccaaatatctttctttgtgttcatcagaacaaaggaatttaaacagatttggaacaactccagggtgagtaaatgatgacagaattcttatttttgggtgacctgtccATTTAATTTCAGGTTTTCCATACGTATGGGAACTCTGTCCACTTCTTTCCCTCATCTTCTCCTACCTGCAGCATCTTTTTGTGAGAGGCGTTCTTGCCGTACTGGCGACAGAGCTGTTCACTGAGGGCCTGAAGCTCTCTGCCAAACTGGATCATCCTCTCTGTGGCTGCCTGGTTTCCTCCACACAGCTGTCTGGAGCTGCAGCTGTCATCTAGCACACACAAATATGCTCGCATAGTTAAATTGCCCGCATAGATGTTGTGGTAaaaatgtttcctttttttattttgcttgctAAACTCACCTAGCTCTATTTTATTCATTAGCAGTTATGTTTAATGAGCCAGTGAAACAGTCATTGGGGATATAAATACTGCCAAGAGTGCgtgagtttgtgtttgtttattctgtGATTTAATGTCATGCCAGCTCCTTGAACTAACAACGTGGACAAAAATGAGCAAACAGTACGAAAATGGCTTCAAAGCAAAGTCACATGCAAACATCCAAACAATCATAAAACATAACAAGATAACTCCACAGTGGATGTCAGGCTACTATTAAAAACGACAAGATCATTTTTTGAAGATTTTTTGTAACCTTGGAgagcaaaaaaacatttaatgggCTGAATTATAGAAGAGCTGAATTTAGAAGCTCTCATGGGGAAATGAAAGAACGGCAGAGAAAGAACCAGTCACACCAAAATGAAGAAAGAATAAGAAAtaagtaaaacacaaaagagtttCTGAAGAATTCTCAGACATTCTCGTCAGACATTCTCATCAACATTCGAGCGAGTTCTGTACCTGCTACTCCATTGCCAACGCTGCTGTCATCCGCCTGCAGGATCTCTTGATGTTTATATGTTCCGTTCATAATTCGAGTCGAGCTCTCTGCCACGCCGTTGCTGTAGTGTTCTGCCTCAATCTCCATCTCACTGTCACTGTCAATTCACAGCCAAAAACAAAGTTGGCCCCCGTCATATGAAACAAAGTGAATTCTATAGACACTTTTTGTTCAGCCTATTCAATGatgaattatttgttttattacataCATACTATTATTTTTGAAGTCACATATATTGAAGGTCATGGATTTGGTGAAATTTAAGACGGCACAAGTTATGTTTAAAGCGAGACATAATCTGCTTCCggaaaatttacaaaaaatgtttaaggAAAGGCAGGGTGGGTATAACTTGAGAGAAggattaaactttaaaaaacttCAAATAAGAACAACTTTAAAAAGTATGTGTATTTCCATTTGTGGAGTAAGGTTGTGGAATGGTTTGGAGCAGGTGTTAAAACAGTGCTCGAACAATGAAAGGTTTAAAAGGTtgtataaaaagtatttatttgaaagatatataaaaacatagagGTGAATGTGAAATGTTGATGTTATTTTGTCTGATTAGAATGTAGGCGATGTTGCATTGCGAtacatttgttgttgttttgtttggttgtttacattttttgagaatttttgtATAGACTCAAGGTATTGGAACTATGTGGATGTGTAAAATGGGGCAGGAAATTAATAAGCTTTCGCTTCATCCTGCTCCGTTTCGGACTTACTTCAATTTTGTTGCAGATTCCtgtgattaaatgttttatgtattttgtttttgttacacgGCAACATagactctgtgtgtgtttgttttatatatatattttagggatacaccgaatgttcggccaccgtaaatgtttatgactatgtgaaatggccgaataaattttaccgaacatgactcgtgatacgatcaagcagcaaccagcgcagagagagagagagagagagagagagagagagagagagagagagacaggcgtgcgctttattactgcagcaaacattttggcagtgtgtgtgtgtgtgtgtgtgtgtggagcattttaaagtgtcagagaaagacacagcacggacaagccgcacggaagtaaatttccgaatgaaagcgtctttaccggtcggtaactttacttcagacggaagcgggctgtctgacagtagccccgccgctcgcgacatcctttgacatcatacagtggtcgcgtgcacacagttccctgtactaaacaacttgtcaaagtatgctCTGTCCATCCACGAGTGCActttctgagagaacagtcagcttttgtgggcggagtttggaggagagacgtgaactataatggttgtcagtcagcatcagtcagaattgcttgcattggatgtttttatttctcaaatcattttgcaatgtagcctatcataatccaacagttttagtttattcatattttttgctTATAGGtttaatgtggaatgacagtttttaatgaagtgttttgttgtagggttACAGAGTAACTtatattacattcttttagcagtcacttataggcctaattaatataggctattcatgaagggagagggctcaattttttgtttgaatttactttgttttgctcaattttatattaagttgtattgtattttattgaaaagcaagacaaattataaaaagcacattttgactattcagtttgtgcaatagtgaaaagaatagcttaataaatagaagaaatgcaaaaacccattttcggtgttcggtattatttggccttcggccaagtgtttcacatcatgttcggcttcggccaagaattttcgtttcggtgcatccctaatatattttgttcgaaataaatcaataaaacaataataatactcATCACATAAACAACAATCACATTACACAGACCTGGTCTCCTGGTTGCTGGTGGCGCTGTGGGGCTGCGACTTGGTGGAGTCAGTGGAGTTTGACTCTGAGTAATTGACGGAGGACGGGGAGGAGGATGGAGAAGAGGAGGCGGAGCTTACACCTGTGTATTTGTTGTGGCTCTTATTTTTGTTAGGAGGGGTGACCCCGTTACTGCATGTGGGACTGTCTGCTCCTGAGTCACGAGGAGAGACAACCATTAGAACTATAAAGAGACGCTATGAATGAAAGTCTATTAGCTAAATTATGAAACGACATTATCCAGCCCACTGCTGTTCGAATGACTCAATAAACCATCTGTTTCACTTCTTATTACAAGTGTGTTCTTGAAGCAGGATATCTGAGCCCACAGAATTTTAGAGGAAGTTCTATGGATCCCCATGGGATCTGTGTTTCACAAAGTTCTACACAACTTGCGTTAGTTTTAAATTTGGTTttgaatattacagtgtctaaAGTGTGTGTTACCCGTGTTGTGCAAGTGAGTGTTGGTAGCTCCGTGCCGCGGGCTCAGGTTGGGGGAGCCGGGGTAGCTGTCCTGGGATTTAGGAGAGCGAACACTAAAGCACCGTACCTCACTGTCTGTACCATTCACCATCTCCACGAACTGCCGACACCTGAGGGAGGACAACAACATCACTGTTCAGACCGGATACCCCACATTCACCAAGAAACACTCAGGTTCAGACCTGCCAATCTATTAAATTGCCTGACAACCAGGTTTCTGTTATCCATTATGCCTCCTGACTGACATTGCAGGCTCAGCGATCCATTAAACCATGCGCTTGTCATTAAACCATGCGCTTGTCATTCAACTGTTCCTCatcacagagagagaggagttAGCGCACTTCTTTCCACGGCGATAGACAAAACCAGAGCAGCACAATTTGGCACACTGTGACTATTTTGTCAAATATTGTGATTGTGAACAGTGATACGATAAACATTTAACACCTCAGACTGCTGTTGCCTAGATATCACGGCTGGAATTTATTATGCATTATTTATGCAGATCGCTAATGTACATCTTATATAAAATGACACACACTTAAGAGAGCAATGAAATACTAAAGTCTGAATAAAAACCTACATACaattatttgaagagtttggtcccaaaaccatgttttttattatgttatcatgtttttattgtgttttattgtgttagttagctgtatgtTTTGAGTTactatggcttaaatcaaaacaaaccaactgcagtttgattgataattggaatgcacaacaaaaaacatcattttggaaccaaactcttcatttatacaGATCGCTAATGTACATCTTTTGGAAGATGAGCAACATCTTCAACATCAATGTACATCTTttggaaaaattgaaataatacaGTGTatatgtcatggtcctgccttcttgtttctgaatttctagtcgtgtggcaggatcgggacggagcccttaggttttatgtgagaaagccatgagttgtttgttttttacatctcatgtgctttctcgtgtcttgtcattggccccgcccctctcgtttcctgtattgcttccctgccgtgtctaatgtttcccacctgccctgtgtgattatccctcgtttgtcttgcctttaaaatgccctcatgtttctttgtcctgttgctcgtggattgcgTTGTGTATGTACGTGTACCTTGTGCGTCCTGTATGTACAGATGTCCTGCTCCGTACCTTGTCCGTTGgcttgtgagttttgtgttgtaTCCTGCCGTGgttttatttaagacgtttggtcgagtTCCTTAGTTTGGTTTTTGCGGTTTTAGTTTTCTTGTTtgccccacgtgggaagtcttttgtttcatgtttgtatcttagttatgttcctgttttacaccccctcgtgggtttttgttttgtttatttaaataaaagtcttttgtttaaccccttcatccccgctgcctgcgcttgggttcttcgcTACGCGTTCCTTGACAGTATAATGTATTCTATATAGAATGTATGtgttttatgaaatttgatttatttatttccctCAGAATATTATCTAGCAATGCTATAGGGTACTATAGAAAGCCCTTATTCTTTTTAAGGCCCAGTTAATAGATAATCTCAAGACTATGAATCTCAGACCTGAATGTTTGTGTTGCATTGTGCTTTAGTGAGCCCAAGGGAACAGAAGACCTGCACCTTGCTTGAGGTTTTAAGcatttccttttgtgtttcacacatactgtagaaacaagCGTGCGCGCACACAGTGATGTCCTCAGAGATCTCAATGCAATTTATGTTTGTAGAAAAACTCACTTTAACATGAAGAGTAAATTGGGGTTGTGTTCTAGCAGTCCGGGGTACAACTGCTGTGTAGCATCAATAGCTTCTCCAACACGTCCTGCCAATACCAGCTTCTGTATTCCTGTGAAACATAAATTCATATTACACTTTTTATGTATAACTTTCCTCATGTACACttgaatattattttaaaatgcatcatTCTAATCATGTTGTCCTGTAATTTGTAATTTTGGCCAAATTCTGAGGCAGTATTGCATGCATCCTTCACTAAGAATGCAATCGCATAATGCACAAAAATGTCAATTctcaatgtaaaatgtaaatccaTACTGAAATGTGCTGTTCAAACCGTTAAGAAAGGTAAGTTCGCTTTTAAATGGACAGTGATATGCTCATGAACGATGCGTAAAAAATCATCCGAGGCAATTTCATGCAGTTTTGTttcaataaatcattttgatCTGAGGAGGACATTTTTAGTtacgttttattatgttttcatagTACACTGAACTCAGTTTTTCTTAATATATCAAAGAAAATGAGATTCCTGATATTATGACCCTGTTTCCAGTCACATAGGCTTTGCCTTACTTTGTGAGAAACATTATACATAAGACTGAATGCCTCTGCCTTTCTAATGAAATGTGCTTTCAACAAGCTTTAGCAAACACATTGTAGACAGTCCAAAATAATTATGGTAATGACAAAGTGAACGTTAAATATTCAGTGTTGATAACCGTTCaaggaacacaaaataacaaaccTAGGAACcaagtatttaaatataaattcttCACAGCTcaagaaacatgtttttgtttaataccAGGGACATACACAAAAGAAACTAGATGTCTTactctgtctgttttttattgAGGTTTGGTCCTCTTGAATCATGGTCTCTGTGGCTCTGGCAAAGGCCATCGCTGTGGCACAATACCCATGATGCACCAGGTAGCTGGACACCATGCTGTAAACAGCAACAGCAACAAAATAAAGATTATCATTGAAAGCAGAAACTAGCATGCAAACGGCGTTGCattgcatacacacacacgcacgcacgcacgcacgcacgcacgcacgcatttAATATCCTGACTATTTTCCAGGAATTTACCAAAGAACATAATAAAGTGGCGATAAAGCGATATCTAATACTGGCTGCTCACTTCTGTAGCACTGTCTGCCAGTCTCCCAGTCTTTCTCCGATAGGGAAGCGTGCGATCATGCTGTGGATCTTAGCTCTCCATTCGCTCATGTAGTCTTCAATGTCAAACACAAAAGGCTGTTGGCCGAAGTTAGCATCTACTATCTCTCCTGGTGTCTGTAGCCCTACTGTGGGGTACAGGTTAGGCTGTAATGAGACCAAGAAaaggacaaagagagagagcaatTAGATCTATAATTAGTTCTATGAATTCTGTCTCTTTAAGAGTGAAGAAAAGACTTACCGGGAGATCTGTGAACGCCACACCTACAAGAACACAAAAATTCAGAGCTGCTTAGTAATGTTGATTCAGAGATGTAGTACTAGTTACTGCATTACCTAGAACTAGTAGGTTTACTATGTAGAACAAGTCAAGAAACTTCAGTACTCAAGTTAATATGAAAGTAATAACTATTACCTAAACTGTGTCCATTCTTGGTGTAAAAGCATGTGTTATTGATAAGGTTTACGCAGCAGCCAATAACGTCACCCGTTGTAAAGGTTGGCCCGTACGGTTGGCC
Protein-coding regions in this window:
- the ranbp10 gene encoding ran-binding protein 10; translation: MAELGAGSLLTGDPAFNYQEHELNERLKRLYPAVNEEETPLPRSWSPKDKYSYIGLSQNNLRVHYKGHGKNHKDAASVRATHPIPAACGIYYFEVKIVSKGRDGYMGIGLSAQGVNMNRLPGWDKHSYGYHGDDGHSFCSSGTGQPYGPTFTTGDVIGCCVNLINNTCFYTKNGHSLGVAFTDLPPNLYPTVGLQTPGEIVDANFGQQPFVFDIEDYMSEWRAKIHSMIARFPIGERLGDWQTVLQNMVSSYLVHHGYCATAMAFARATETMIQEDQTSIKNRQRIQKLVLAGRVGEAIDATQQLYPGLLEHNPNLLFMLKCRQFVEMVNGTDSEVRCFSVRSPKSQDSYPGSPNLSPRHGATNTHLHNTGADSPTCSNGVTPPNKNKSHNKYTGVSSASSSPSSSPSSVNYSESNSTDSTKSQPHSATSNQETSDSEMEIEAEHYSNGVAESSTRIMNGTYKHQEILQADDSSVGNGVADDSCSSRQLCGGNQAATERMIQFGRELQALSEQLCRQYGKNASHKKMLQDAFSLLAYSDPWNCPVGQQLDPMQRESICSALNSAILESQNLPKQPPLMLALGQATECVQLMARVRSGSCSFARVDNFLH